From the genome of Gopherus evgoodei ecotype Sinaloan lineage chromosome 5, rGopEvg1_v1.p, whole genome shotgun sequence, one region includes:
- the LOC115651982 gene encoding ankyrin repeat domain-containing protein 53-like, producing MAATVGNLHWLQECLQKAESPNQADINGFSAIHLAALHGRLECLKLVVEKFEVDVNLASLTGWTPIHLVMNKESGPRALECLQYLIGKGADINIQNQGGTSPLHKAASEGRLNCIIELVKAGADVHAKDAEGQQPIDLCRIWAHRSCARYLSDAMWKIDKRNFAREMQKLNQIKSKCQRSEQNFWKLEKFCVCLLQREQELLNTVAFSNWLRQKQQQQLPGSAKRMHFPEDRAKLDAVPKKEVAKVPPGEKKISVQAKRRAKVKGEPNLSATAQAPTTKSQRAWNGSVNPSSPLVTNIFRPTTVRLGTNPEACGDHDFSSFLFLSKDSQGQPVIEMAYNGRLSPVPSLPYEVIKRNLFPHARPIRVTMPQGFKPTHIFNVKRKRLPSLEHRWTDEMAVSLRETLDPAFRATLKAHLSAINHSS from the exons ATGGCAGCCACCGTGGGAAACCTGCACTGGCTCCAGGAATGTCTGCAGAAAGCTGAGTCGCCCAACCAAGCCGATATCAAT GGCTTCTCAGCCATCCATCTAGCAGCTCTACACGGCCGGCTGGAGTGTCTGAAACTGGTAGTCGAAAAGTTTGAGGTTGATGTGAACTTGGCCAGTCTGACAGGATGGACACCCATTCACCTGGTGATGAACAAGGAGAGTGGCCCCAGGGCACTGGAGTGTTTGCAGTACCTCATTGGAAAGGGGGCAGACATCAATAT TCAGAACCAGGGCGGAACGTCGCCACTTCACAAGGCAGCCAGTGAAGGACGCCTCAACTGCATCATTGAACTGGTCAAGGCTGGAGCTGATGTCCATGCCAAGGACGCAGAGGGGCAGCAGCCCATTGACCTCTGCAGGATATGGGCCCACAGGAGCTGTGCTAG GTACCTGAGTGATGCCATGTGGAAAATAGACAAGCGCAATTTTGCACGTGAAATGCAGAAGCTGAACCAAATCAAAAGTAAATGTCAGCGCTCTGAACAAAACTTCTGGAAGCTAGAGAAG ttctgtgtgtgtttattaCAGAGGGAGCAGGAATTGTTGAATACAGTGGCATTTTCTAACTGGCTTAGacagaagcagcaacagcagttGCCTGGCTCTGCTAAAAGGATGCATTTTCCCGAGGACAGAGCGAAGCTGGATGCTGTCCCCAAGAAGGAAGTGGCTAAAGTACctcctggagaaaaaaaaatcagcgtaCAGGCCAAGCGTAGGGCTAAGGTTAAAGGGGAACCTAATTTATCTGCCACTGCTCAAGCCCCCACTACGAAATCACAGCGAGCTTGGAATGGCAGCGTCAATCCATCCTCTCCTCTGGTGACAAACATATTCCGACCTACAACAGTCCGGCTGGGCACCAACCCTGAGGCCTGTGGGGATCACGACTTCAGCTCCTTCTTGTTTCTCTCCAAGGACTCGCAGGGCCAGCCAGTGATTGAAATGGCTTACAATGGCAGACTCTCCCCCGTCCCCAGCCTGCCCTATGAAGTGATCAAGAGGAACCTGTTCCCCCATGCTCGGCCCATCAGAGTAACGATGCCGCAGGGATTTAAACCCACGCACATCTTCAATGTGAAAAGGAAGcggctccccagcctggagcaccggtggacGGACGAAATGGCTGTGAGCTTGCGGGAAACCCTGGACCCAGCATTCAGAGCTACGCTAAAGGCTCACCTCTCTGCAATCAACCACAGCAGCTAG